One genomic segment of Impatiens glandulifera chromosome 6, dImpGla2.1, whole genome shotgun sequence includes these proteins:
- the LOC124943606 gene encoding uncharacterized protein At5g08430-like: protein MRCHYCFNCNKTAKYHCFCCPKGVCQQCADSVDFACIKDTKGFCHSCVKLALLGEAGETVDSDGNSLDFSNRETFECLFLEYWVIIKKEENLTSEDLQSANTALKNWNKSISSDSVLVESSESDTMSSFYSEDEEKEIKSPQVMKKSKDEASGSKNKTAKPKRKFIDWGSEALIEFLTSIGKQTIDKLSQYEVSSIVSRYISDNNLCSMEKKKKVLCDARLQSLFQKKTLNKNKIYDLLELHFAENIEVLDDEFWSFLSDEDDDGVTASTKKKRTLSTIKEAAETEEVQEEGPKSCFASIVEENIKLVFLMKSLVKKMLDNNESEAFDAKVIGCFVKIRSDPMDYSQKNRFQLVLITGVNRIMQDDKMKVNLQASTGRVNIDLDVEKLFDGIFDEDEVDDLRKRVEDGSIPRPTVVSALMLLDKRELLESPEEQRRMLETVPHVVAAPLELDLNTSPNLNVQACETLGSKEDNVSTPLVNGEMPTANEPEAGNVGEKNETEIIYSDEDDSWMLSWMW from the exons ATGA GGTGTCATTATTGTTTTAATTGCAATAAGACTGCGAAATATCACTGCTTTTGCTGTCCAAAAGGCGTGTGTCAGCAGTGTGCAGATAGCGTTGATTTTGCATGTATTAAAGACACCAAAGGGTTCTGTCATAGTTGTGTGAAGCTTGCACTACTTGGGGAGGCAGGCGAAACTGTAGACTCTGACGGG AATTCTTTGGACTTTAGTAATCGAGAAACATTTGAGTGTCTATTCTTGGAATATTGGGTTATAATTAAGAAGGAGGAGAATTTGACATCGGAAGATCTTCAATCTGCAAATACTGCTCTTAAGAATTGGAACAAAAGTATTAGTTCTGACTCAGTTTTGGTTGAGAGTTCAGAAAGCGATACAATGTCAAGCTTCtatagtgaagatgaagaaaaagaaataaagtcCCCACAAGTAATGAAGAAATCCAAAGATGAAGCGTCTGGAAGCAAAAACAAAACCGCCAAACcgaaaagaaaatttattgacTGGGGATCAGAAGCTCTCATCGAATTTCTTACATCTATTGGTAAACAGACAATCGATAAATTATCACAGTATGAGGTGTCTTCTATTGTCAGTCGATACATCAGTGATAACAACTTATGTAGTatggaaaagaagaagaaggttttGTGTGATGCGAGATTACAATCACTATTTCAGAAGAAAACattgaacaaaaacaaaatatatgaccTCCTAGAACTCCATTTTGCTGAAAACATTGAAGTACTCGACGATGAATTCTGGTCATTTTTATCGGATGAGGATGATGATGGTGTGACTGCGTCAACAAAAAAGAAGAGAACGTTAAGCACAATTAAGGAAGCTGCAGAAACAGAGGAAGTGCAGGAGGAGGGTCCAAAAAGTTGTTTTGCATCAATTGTTGAGGAAAACATCAAGCTTGTCTTTCTCATGAAGAGTCTAGTGAAAAAAATGTTGGATAACAACGAGTCTGAGGCTTTTGATGCCAAAGTAATAGGCTGCTTTGTGAAAATCAGATCAGACCCAATGGATTACTCGCAGAAAAACCGTTTTCAACTCGTGCTAATAACAG GTGTGAATCGGATTATGCAGGATGATAAGATGAAGGTTAACCTGCAAGCCTCAACTGGGAGAGTAAACATTGACTTAGATGTAGAGAAGTTATTCGATGGTATATTCGACGAG GATGAAGTGGATGACTTGAGGAAAAGAGTGGAGGATGGTTCAATCCCTAGGCCCACTGTAGTAAGTGCTCTCATGT TACTAGATAAGAGAGAACTTCTTGAATCACCAGAAGAACAGAGAAGAATGTTAGAGACGGTTCCTCATGTGGTTGCTGCTCCATTAGAGCTCGATCTTAATACATCTCCCAACCTTAATGTTCAAGCCTGTGAAACCTTAG GTTCAAAGGAAGACAATGTCTCGACGCCTTTGGTTAATGGGGAAATGCCTACGGCTAATGAACCAGAAGCAGGCAATGTTGGAGAAAAGAATGAAACAGAAATAATCTACAGTGATGAAGATGACTCATGGATGTTATCCTGGATGTGGTGA